In one Halichondria panicea chromosome 4, odHalPani1.1, whole genome shotgun sequence genomic region, the following are encoded:
- the LOC135335343 gene encoding prostaglandin reductase 1-like, which translates to MSVKCRKWVLKSHFSGMPKREDLDLVEEELPPLKDGEYMCEALWLSVDPYMRPYSRRFPVDTTMIGAQVAKVTESKSSKFAVGDLLAGSLGWRSHTIGSETTDVHKLDSTLYTDRASTAVGVLGMPGATAYFGFLNILAPKEGETLVVNGAAGAVGSLVGQIAKIKGCRVVGFAGTDEKVEYIKGLGFDEAFNYKTMGSMSETLKKACPKGIDMFFDNVGGEWFETVLTQMNLFGRVSICGAISEYNIDEPKSRAVNQLILFNQLKIEGFMVMRWLKEWPECFMQMSQWIAEGKLKYKETVTVGFENMFDAFLGLFTGANTGKAVVKA; encoded by the exons ATGTCTGTCAAGTGTCGCAAATGGGTCCTCAAGAGCCACTTCAGTGGCATGCCCAAGAGAGAAGACCTTGATCTAGTGGAGGAAGAGCTGCCACCACTCAAGGATGGAG AGTACATGTGTGAAGCACTATGGCTGTCTGTGGATCCTTACATGCGTCCCTACAGCAGAAGATTTCCTGTGGACACCACTATGATCGGTGCACAAGTAGCAAA AGTTACTGAGAGCAAGTCTTCGAAATTCGCAGTGGGAGATTTGTTGGCAGGATCCTTAGGATGGAGATCACATACAATTGGCTCTGAGACGACTGACGTGCATAAGCTCGACTCCACCCTGTACACGGACAGAGCGTCCACAGCTGTTGGAGTACTAGGAATGCCTGG AGCTACTGCCTATTTTGGATTTTTGAATATTCTTGCACCCAAAGAGGGAGAGACGTTGGTGGTCAATGGTGCTGCTGGAGCTGTGGGCTCTCTTGTCGGACAGATTGCCAAGATTAAAGGCTGCAGGGTAGTAG GATTTGCTGGCACTGATGAAAAAGTGGAATACATCAAGGGACTGGGATTCGATGAGGCGTTCAACTACAAGACCATGGGGTCTATGAGTGAGACACTGAAGAAGGCTTGTCCCAAAGGCATCGACATGTTCTTTGATAAT GTGGGTGGCGAGTGGTTTGAAACTGTTCTGACTCAAATGAATTTATTTGGTCGTGTATCGATTTGCGGGGCTATTTCTGAGTACAACATAGATGAACCAAAAA GCCGAGCCGTCAATCAGTTGATCCTCTTTAATCAGCTCAAGATTGAGGGGTTCATGGTGATGCGGTGGCTCAAGGAATGGCCGGAATGTTTCATGCAAATGAGCCAATGGATTGCTGAG GGGAAACTCAAGTATAAAGAAACTGTCACTGTGGGATTTGAaaatatgtttgatgctttcCTCGGGCTTTTCACTGGAGCAAATACAGGAAAGGCAGTCGTTAAAGCTTGA
- the LOC135335328 gene encoding CUB and sushi domain-containing protein 1-like, with the protein MKAQGVQLLPLLLCIVSTCWGQQVSLSLGSGRTITTNNMEILITDIGEDAPGGLPSLTCHTDLTTCCRSNADNNGMGALGQWTYPNRSVIPQNGGSANAGQQFYINRNAPKLIRLNRRQGNNPLTPTGSYCCTVPTTGGDMTICANLVPPLCFDNLPTISNGGITYNNGQATYNCFGDYRLVGDAMRTCGSEGIWGGSAPVCQQITCSDLLPTLTNGVISYSDGSTGIRPVGTTATYSCTNGYRLVGEAMRTCGSEGTWSGSAPVCQQITCSDLSTLANGDINYGAGSTNSRPVDTVATYSCNFGYTINGGSTRTCESDGNDKVWSGSPPTCQQITCSDLPTLIVSYDGGSTDIRPVDTGATYSCDTGYTINGDTSRICGVNRMWSGSTPTCRATCPDLPVPTNGMISYSSSTSPCPEGATVTQSCLNGYVPATTTSTTTRVCLANRSWSGSPLTCEVPPVPPVYVSLGTTNYAGMNSQVDINTIGEADDQALICRTNNAQCCRGSDGLAAGEWRFPSGEVVPRRSDVNTSVPFVSSRGVGILRLHRRGSVSGPTGSYCCVIPDSTGVDMTFCVRLVTTTAIVTSTTSSSSLLSCGPPRSIDNGYPGQPTSTMIGGEATYT; encoded by the exons ATGAAGGCTCAAGGTGTTCAGCTTCTGCCGCTGTTGCTATGTATTGTATCCACCTGCTGGGGACAACAAG TCTCACTGTCCCTGGGATCGGGTCGTACCATCACTACAAACAATATGGAGATCCTTATCACTGACATTGGGGAGGATGCTCCGGGTGGTCTCCCTTCTctcacctgtcacactgaTCTCACTACCTGCTGTAGAAGTAATGCTGACAACAATGGTATGGGAGCACTGGGACAGTGGACGTATCCTAATAGGAGTGTGATACCGCAAAATGGTGGCTCAGCAAACGCAGGACAGCAGTTCTACATTAACAGGAATGCTCCCAAACTCATCAGACTGAACCGTAGACAGGGTAACAACCCCCTCACTCCAACCGGgtcctactgttgtactgtaccaactacTGGAGGAGATATGACCATCTGTGCCAACCTGG TTCCACCACTCTGTTTTGATAATCTCCCGACCATTTCTAATGGAGGCATAACCTATAATAATGGACAAGCCACTTACAACTGCTTTGGTGACTACCGTCTGGTCGGAGATGCAAtgaggacttgtgggagtgaggGTATCTGGGGAGGGTCAGctccagtgtgtcagc AGATAACCTGCTCTGACTTACTACCCACACTGACCAACGGGGTGATATCTTACAGTGATGGATCCACTGGCATCAGACCAGTGGGCACTACAGCTACTTACTCTTGTACCAATGGCTACCGTCTGGTCGGAGAGGCAAtgaggacttgtgggagtgaggGTACCTGGAGTGGATCAGctccagtgtgtcagc AGATAACCTGCTCTGATTTATCCACACTGGCAAATGGGGACATTAACTATGGTGCTGGATCTACTAACAgcagaccagtggacactgtggccacctacagctgtaactTTGGCTACACTATCAATGGCGGcagcaccaggacttgtgagaGTGATGGAAATGATaaagtgtggagtgggtctcctccaacttgtcagc AGATAACCTGCTCTGATTTACCCACACTGATCGTTTCCTACGATGGTGGATCCACTGACATCAGACCAGTGGATACTGGAGCTACCTActcctgtgacactggctacactaTCAATGGAGACACCAGCAGGATTTGTGGGGTTAATagaatgtggagtgggtcaaCTCCAACTTGTCGAG CCACCTGTCCTGACCTCCCTGTAccaaccaatggaatgatcagctACAGCTCTAGTACCTCACCATGCCCTGAGGGAGCCACGGTCACACAGAGCTGCTTGAATGGATACGTACCCGCCACTACTACCAGCACTACTACCAGAGTGTGTCTGGCTAACAGATCATGGAGTGGATCACCCCTCACTTGTGAAG TACCTCCAGTACCTCCTGTATACGTTTCCTTGGGAACCACCAACTATGCTGGTATGAACTCACAGGTTGACATAAACACTATCGGGGAGGCCGATGATCAGGCGCTTATCTGCAGAACTAACAATGCTCAATGCTGTCGTGGAAGCGACGGCCTTGCAGCCGGGGAGTGGAGGTTTCCCAGCGGAGAGGTTGTTCCTAGACGATCTGATGTCAACACCTCGGTTCCATTCGTTTCCTCTCGTGGTGTTGGGATACTTCGACTCCATCGTCGAGGGTCTGTGTCAGGCCCCACTGGGTCCTACTGCTGTGTGATTCCTGACAGTACTGGAGTAGATATGACATTCTGTGTGCGGCTAG TAACTACCACTGCTATAGTTACCAGCACCACTTCATCTAGCTCAT TACTCTCCTGTGGCCCTCCTCGCTCTATTGACAACGGATATCCTGGACAACCAACCAGCACAATGATTGGAGGAGAGGCGACCTACACCTAG
- the LOC135335346 gene encoding 2-oxo-4-hydroxy-4-carboxy-5-ureidoimidazoline decarboxylase-like, translated as MLSIENVNLLDYSDFKDKFGSVIEHCPFVAAGVWSSHPFLNRESLHSAFGTFLGALNKTTKLGVVRCYPDLAGKLAAEKLLSDESAREQKSAGLLSLSVDEKRSLTELNQTYKEKFQFPFILCARENKKESIFREIRKRVNNDVESELENALAEVCKIAWYRIADLVKDTSNL; from the coding sequence ATGCTATCTATTGAGAATGTAAACCTGTTGGACTACTCAGATTTCAAAGACAAGTTTGGCTCGGTCATAGAGCACTGTCCATTTGTTGCAGCTGGTGTCTGGAGTTCTCATCCATTTCTAAACAGAGAATCACTTCACTCTGCCTTTGGGACCTTCCTAGGAGCTCTCAACAAAACCACAAAGCTAGGAGTAGTAAGATGCTATCCTGATCTCGCTGGGAAGTTAGCTGCAGAAAAACTACTGTCGGATGAATCGGCGAGAGAGCAAAAAAGTGCTGGATTATTGAGCCTCAGTGTGGACGAAAAGAGGTCCCTAACAGAGTTAAACCAGACGTACAAGGAGAAATTTCAGTTTCCATTCATTTTGTGTGCACGAGAGAATAAGAAAGAGTCGATTTTCCGAGAGATCAGAAAGAGAGTAAATAACGATGTTGAGAGTGAGCTTGAGAATGCACTGGCTGAGGTGTGCAAGATTGCCTGGTACAGAATAGCTGATCTGGTGAAGGACACGAGTAACCTTTGA
- the LOC135335340 gene encoding prostaglandin reductase 1-like has product MSVKCRRWVLKSHFSGMPKREDLDLVEEELPPLKDGEFLCEALWLSMDPYFRPASAGLALGSTMMGAQVAKVTQSKSSKYAVGDLVVGPFGWRTHTNVPETGYESGDLSTYMAKLDPTLYKDRESTALGVLGMPGATAYCGFLNLCTPKEGETLVVNGAAGAVGSLVGQIAKIKGCNAVGFAGSDKKVEYLKSLGFDEALNYKTMGSLSESLKKACPKGIDLFYDNVGGEWFENVLAQMNTFGRVAVCGAISQYNATEQPKGHYVSQLILGHQLRVEGFLTARWLEEWPKAFKQMSDWISEGKLKYEETITVGFDNAFDAFLGLFSGANTGKAIVKI; this is encoded by the exons ATGTCTGTCAAGTGTCGCAGATGGGTCCTCAAGAGCCACTTCAGTGGCATGCCCAAGAGAGAAGACCTTGATCTAGTGGAGGAAGAGCTGCCACCACTCAAGGATGGAG agtttTTGTGTGAAGCTCTGTGGCTGTCCATGGACCCCTATTTTCGCCCAGCCAGTGCCGGACTTGCATTAGGAAGCACCATGATGGGTGCACAAGTTGCTAA agttacTCAGAGCAAGTCTTCCAAGTATGCAGTAGGTGATCTGGTTGTCGGCCCGTTCGGCTGGAGGACACACACCAATGTTCCGGAGACAGGCTATGAGAGTGGAGACCTCAGTACTTACATGGCTAAGTTGGACCCCACCTTGTACAAGGACAGGGAGTCAACTGCTCTGGGGGTCCTCGGAATGCCAGG GGCCACTGCTTATTGTGGGTTCCTGAATCTCTGCACACCCAAAGAGGGAGAAACGTTGGTGGTCAATGGTGCTGCTGGAGCTGTGGGCTCTCTTGTCGGACAAATTGCCAAGATTAAAGGCTGCAATGCTGTTG GATTTGCTGGCAGTGATAAAAAAGTGGAGTACCTTAAAAGTTTGGGATTTGATGAGGCGCTTAACTACAAGACCATGGGGTCTCTGAGTGAAAGTCTAAAGAAGGCTTGTCCTAAAGGCATTGACCTGTTTTATGATAat GTCGGTGGTGAGTGGTTTGAAAATGTTCTTGCTCAAATGAACACCTTTGGTCGTGTGGCTGTTTGTGGTGCTATCTCCCAGTACAATGCAACAGAACAGCCAAAAG GCCACTATGTGTCTCAGCTGATCCTTGGTCATCAACTGAGGGTGGAGGGGTTCCTGACGGCAAGGTGGCTGGAGGAGTGGCCAAAGGCATTCAAACAAATGAGCGACTGGATTTCAGAG GGAAAACTCAAATATGAAGAAACCATCACTGTGGGGTTTGACAATGCGTTCGATGCTTTCCTTGGACTCTTCTCTGGAGCCAACACTGGGAAGGCGATTGTCAAGATTTGA
- the LOC135335339 gene encoding prostaglandin reductase 1-like, whose product MHLIWPCKLQAIVSCNSSSFIMSVKCRRWVLKSHFSGMPKREDLDLVEEELPPLKDGEYMCEALWLSVDPYMRPYSKRFPVDTTMIGAQVAKVTESKSLKFAVGDLVSGSLGWRSHTIGSETTKVRKLDSTLYTDRASTAVGVLGMPGATAYFGFLNILAPKEGETLVVNGAAGAVGSLVGQIAKIKGCRVVGFAGTDEKVEYIKGLGFDEAFNYKTMGSMSETLKKACPKGIDMFFDNVGGEWFETVLTQMNLFGRVSICGAISEYNIDEPKSRAVNQLILFNQLKVEGFIVNRWLKEWRECFMQMSQWIAEGKLKYKETVTVGFENMFDAFLGLFTGANTGKAVVKA is encoded by the exons ATGCACTTAATTTGGCCTTGCAAACTTCAAGCAATCGTATCCTGCAACTCATCAAGCTTCATCATGTCTGTCAAGTGTCGCAGATGGGTCCTCAAGAGCCACTTCAGTGGCATGCCCAAGAGAGAAGACCTTGATCTAGTGGAGGAAGAGCTGCCACCACTCAAGGATGGAG AGTACATGTGTGAAGCACTATGGCTGTCTGTGGATCCTTACATGCGTCCGTACAGCAAAAGATTTCCTGTGGACACCACTATGATCGGTGCACAAGTAGCAAA AGTTACTGAGAGCAAGTCTTTAAAATTCGCAGTGGGAGATTTGGTGTCAGGATCCTTAGGATGGAGATCACACACGATTGGCTCTGAGACGACTAAGGTGCGTAAGCTCGACTCAACCCTGTACACGGACAGAGCGTCCACAGCTGTTGGAGTACTAGGAATGCCTGG AGCTACTGCCTATTTTGGATTTTTGAATATTCTTGCACCCAAAGAGGGAGAGACGTTGGTGGTCAATGGTGCTGCTGGAGCTGTGGGCTCTCTTGTCGGACAGATTGCCAAGATTAAAGGCTGCAGGGTAGTAG GATTTGCTGGCACTGATGAAAAAGTGGAATACATCAAGGGACTGGGATTCGATGAGGCGTTCAACTACAAGACCATGGGGTCTATGAGTGAGACACTGAAGAAGGCTTGTCCCAAAGGCATCGACATGTTCTTTGATAAT GTGGGTGGCGAGTGGTTTGAAACTGTTCTGACTCAAATGAATTTATTTGGTCGTGTATCGATTTGCGGGGCTATTTCTGAGTACAACATAGATGAACCAAAAA GCCGAGCCGTCAATCAGTTGATCCTCTTTAATCAGCTCAAGGTTGAGGGGTTCATTGTGAATCGGTGGCTCAAGGAATGGCGGGAATGTTTCATGCAAATGAGCCAATGGATTGCAGAG GGGAAACTCAAGTATAAAGAAACTGTCACTGTGGGATTTGAaaatatgtttgatgctttcCTCGGGCTTTTCACTGGAGCAAATACAGGAAAGGCAGTCGTCAAAGCTTGA
- the LOC135335336 gene encoding sushi, von Willebrand factor type A, EGF and pentraxin domain-containing protein 1-like yields MKAQGVQLLPLLLCIVSTCWGQQVSLSLGSGRTITTNNMEILITDIGEDAPGGLPSLTCHTDLTTCCRSNADNNGMGALGQWTYPNRSVIPQNGGSANAGQQFYINRNAPKLIRLNRRQGNNPLTPTGSYCCTVPTTGGDMTICANLVPPLCFDNLPTISNGGITYNNGQATYNCFGDYRLVGDAMRTCGSEGIWGGSAPVCQQITCSDLLPTLTNGVISYSDGSTGIRPVGTTATYSCTNGYRLVGEAMRTCGSEGTWSGSAPVCQQITCSDLSTLANGDINYGAGSTNSRPVDTVATYSCNFGYTINGGSTRTCESDGNDKVWSGSPPTCQQITCSDLPTLIVSYDGGSTDIRPVDTGATYSCDTGYTINGDQQDLWG; encoded by the exons ATGAAGGCTCAAGGTGTTCAGCTTCTGCCGCTGTTGCTATGTATTGTATCCACCTGCTGGGGACAACAAG TCTCACTGTCCCTGGGATCGGGTCGTACCATCACTACAAACAATATGGAGATCCTTATCACTGACATTGGGGAGGATGCTCCGGGtggtctcccttctcttacCTGTCACACTGATCTCACTACCTGCTGTAGAAGTAATGCTGACAACAATGGTATGGGAGCACTGGGACAGTGGACGTATCCTAATAGGAGTGTGATACCGCAAAATGGTGGCTCAGCAAACGCAGGACAGCAGTTCTACATTAACAGGAATGCTCCCAAACTCATCAGACTGAACCGTAGACAGGGTAACAACCCCCTCACTCCAACCGGgtcctactgttgtactgtaccaactacTGGAGGAGATATGACCATCTGTGCCAACCTGG TTCCACCACTCTGTTTTGATAATCTCCCGACCATTTCTAATGGAGGCATAACCTATAATAATGGACAAGCCACTTACAACTGCTTTGGTGACTACCGTCTGGTCGGAGATGCAAtgaggacttgtgggagtgaggGTATCTGGGGAGGGTCAGctccagtgtgtcagc AGATAACCTGCTCTGACTTACTACCCACACTGACCAACGGGGTGATATCTTACAGTGATGGATCCACTGGCATCAGACCAGTGGGCACTACAGCTACTTACTCTTGTACCAATGGCTACCGTCTGGTCGGAGAGGCAAtgaggacttgtgggagtgaggGTACCTGGAGTGGATCAGctccagtgtgtcagc AGATAACCTGCTCTGATTTATCCACACTGGCAAATGGGGACATTAACTATGGTGCTGGATCTACTAACAgcagaccagtggacactgtggccacctacagctgtaactTTGGCTACACTATCAATGGCGGcagcaccaggacttgtgagaGTGATGGAAATGATaaagtgtggagtgggtctcctccaacttgtcagc AGATAACCTGCTCTGATTTACCCACACTGATCGTTTCCTACGATGGTGGATCCACTGACATCAGACCAGTGGATACTGGAGCTACCTActcctgtgacactggctacactaTCAATGGAGACCAGCAGGATTTGTGGGGTTAA
- the LOC135335344 gene encoding retinol dehydrogenase 11-like — protein sequence MWGSVAIVLVSAVVMLLVVKHRTSLKKHMCQSKAHLKGKTVLVTGANCGIGYETALELAKRQARVILACRNIENGEQAAVKIRQKSGNQDIIFLQLDLESMVSIRLFAEKILEFEPHIDVLLNNAGVMYPEYCATEDGFELHMGVNHLGHFLLTNLLLERLKESQPSRIVTVSSLLYKNCDQFDFDNMNSKSEARLSTQPNRHVAYCQSKLANILFTRELARRLSGTRVTANVLSPGMVQTRLGRHSLRKLPFALQPLVYVVLSLLFKTPWEGAQTSIHCALAEEMEEVSGAFVRDCQQAQLLTDVSKDEHVARKLWDVSCRLVGIV from the exons ATGTGGGGATCAGTAGCCATTGTGTTAGTGAGTGCAGTAGTGATGCTACTGGTTGTCAAGCACAGGACATCCCTGAAGAAGCACATGTGTCAATCCAAAGCTCATCTCAAAGGAAAAACAGTTTTGGTCACTGGAGCTAACTGTGGAATAGGATATGAGACTGCATTGGAACTCGCAAAGAGACAAGCACGAGTTATTCTAGCCTGTCGGAATATCGAAAATGGGGAGCAAGCTGCAGTTAAAATTCGCCAGAAAAGTGGTAATCAGGACATTATTTTCCTTCAATTAGATCTTGAATCGATGGTTTCAATCCGTCTATTCGCTGAGAAAATCTTGGAGTTTGAACCACACATTGATGTTTTGCTAAATAATGCTGGTGTGATGTATCCTGAATATTGTGCTACGGAAGATGGATTTGAGTTACATATGGGAGTTAATCATCTAGGCCATTTTCTTCTGACAAATTTGTTACTGGAACGTTTGAAAGAATCTCAACCAAGTAGAATTGTCACCGTCTCTTCACTTCTTTACAAAAACTGTGACCAATTTGACTTTGATAATATGAATAGTAAAAGTGAAGCACGTCTGAGCACTCAACCAAATCGTCATGTAGCTTACTGTCAGAGCAAACTGGCTAATATTTTGTTCACCCGAGAGTTGGCACGACGACTATCAGGCACACGAGTTACAGCTAATGTCCTCTCTCCTGGGATGGTCCAAACACGACTTGGACGACACTCTCTCCGCAAGCTACCATTTGCTCTACAG CCGCTGGTATATGTTGTTCTCTCGCTGCTCTTTAAGACTCCTTGGGAGGGAGCTCAGACAAGCATCCACTGTGCCCTGGCTGAGGAGATGGAGGAGGTGTCCGGAGCATTCGTTCGTGACTGTCAACAAGCTCAACTCCTCACAGATGTTAGCAAGGATGAACATGTAGCTAGGAAACTATGGGATGTTAGCTGTAGATTAGTAGGAATCGTTTGA
- the LOC135335342 gene encoding RNA-binding protein 48-like, giving the protein MSTVKKTHHKKEDVATNRPGYREARWERAVKVYTVNQESQYLLVQNVHALGVTQELLQLFALYGAIQEYRLLDEYPSEPYTDVYWIKFSEIDSARVAKRKTDNHSFFGKNLHVCYAPEFESVQDTREKLQQRRKIIAAKTRDKAHRPLEQEQSQASSIAPTNPPSNKSPKLDQGSVPGKYREHNFMTVPSSLLEPASSQSSIPVPIPILPTPPIMGVSSYPSMERHVAPPSSYPVGNNESAKKSDTGTQKTGNYSRKPQQKIHESHELEPKKGLSSNERLSLYFSSLNDSPGEALGVTGNRTTSSEKQAKSTQKVVQQATNNPSTKKRRRI; this is encoded by the exons ATGTCCACTGTAAAAAAGACACATCACAAGAAGGAAGATGTAGCCACCAATAGACCAGGCTATAGAGAGGCCAGATGGGAGAGAGCTGTGAAA GTGTACACAGTGAACCAGGAGAGCCAGTACCTATTAGTGCAGAACGTGCATGCCCTGGGGGTAACCCAGGAGCTCCTGCAGCTTTTCGCACTCTATGGGGCCATTCAAGA ATACCGACTGCTTGATGAGTATCCTTCAGAGCCCTATACCGATGTCTACTGGATAAAGTTTTCCGAGATTGACTCAGCCCGTGTGGCAAAGAGGAAGACCGACAACCACTCATTCTTTGGCAAGAACCTCCATGTCTGCTACGCCCCAGAGTTTGAGAGTGTGCAGGACACTAGAGAGAAACTGCAACAGAGGAGAAAGATTATTGCTGCTAAAACTAGAG ACAAGGCTCATCGTCCGTTGGAGCAAGAACAGTCTCAAGCTAGCAGCATTGCACCTACCAACCCACCATCAAACAAATCTCCTAAACTGGATCAGGGATCAGTGCCTGGAAAATATCGTGAACACAATTTTATGACAGTACCTTCCTCGTTATTGGAACCAGCCTCGTCCCAAAGTTCCATACCAGTCCCTATTCCGATTCTACCAACCCCTCCCATAATGGGTGTGTCATCTTACCCCTCCATGGAAAGACATGTTGCTCCTCCAAGCAGCTACCCAGTAGGCAATAACGAGAGTGCTAAAAAATCAGATACTGGAACGCAAAAAACAGGGAATTACAGCCGCAAACCTCAACAAAAGATTCACGAAAGCCATGAACTGGAACCTAAAAAAGGGTTAAGTTCAAACGAGCGATTGTCTCTATATTTTTCTTCGCTAAACGACTCTCCTGGGGAAGCTCTGGGAGTAACTGGCAATAGAACAACGTCAAGTGAAAAGCAAGCAAAATCCACACAAAAAGTC GTTCAGCAGGCCACTAATAACCCATCTACCAAGAAAAGAAGGAGAATATAA
- the LOC135335341 gene encoding prostaglandin reductase 1-like, whose translation MSVKCRKWVLKSHFCGMPKREDLDIVEEELPPLKDGEFLCEAVWLSVDPYMRPYTKNFPPGSSMIGGQVAKVVESRSSNYSVGDLVVGNYGWRTHTVVSDSVPEAAGGRSKLSPTLYKDRESTAVGVLGMPGATAYFGFLNLCTPKEGETLVVNGAAGAVGSLVGQIAKIKGCRVVGFAGSDEKVEYVKGLGFDEAFNYKTMGSMSETLKKACPKGIDLFFDNVGGEWFETVLAQMNTFGRVSICGAISQYNAEEKPKGNYVSQLILGHQLKVEGFIVLRWIKEWPECFKQMSQWIAEGKLKYEETVTVGFDNMFDAFLGLFTGANIGKAVVKA comes from the exons ATGTCTGTCAAATGTCGCAAATGGGTCCTCAAGAGCCACTTCTGTGGTATGCCCAAGAGAGAAGACCTTGATATTGTGGAGGAAGAGCTGCCACCACTCAAGgatggag AGTTCTTATGTGAAGCTGTCTGGTTGTCAGTGGACCCCTACATGCGTCCATACACTAAGAACTTTCCACCGGGCAGCTCTATGATTGGAGGTCAAGTTGCTAA AGTCGTTGAGAGCAGATCATCCAATTACTCTGTCGGAGATCTGGTGGTGGGTAACTATGGttggcgcacacacacagtagtcTCCGATTCTGTTCCTGAAGCAGCTGGCGGAAGATCAAAGCTCAGCCCCACTCTGTACAAGGACAGGGAGTCCACGGCTGTAGGTGTACTAGGAATGCctgg AGCTACTGCCTATTTTGGGTTCCTGAATCTTTGCACACCCAAAGAGGGAGAGACGTTGGTGGTCAATGGTGCTGCTGGAGCTGTGGGCTCTCTTGTCGGGCAGATTGCCAAAATTAAAGGCTGCAGGGTAGTAG GATTTGCTGGCAGTGATGAAAAAGTGGAATATGTCAAGGGACTGGGATTCGATGAGGCGTTCAACTACAAGACCATGGGGTCTATGAGTGAAACACTGAAGAAGGCTTGTCCCAAAGGCATCGACTTGTTCTTCGATAAC GTTGGTGGTGAGTGGTTTGAGACTGTACTTGCTCAGATGAATACATTTGGACGAGTATCTATCTGTGGTGCTATCTCTCAGTACAATGCAGAAGAAAAACCAAAAG GTAACTATGTGTCCCAGCTTATTCTGGGTCATCAGCTCAAAGTTGAGGGATTCATCGTCTTGAGGTGGATCAAAGAGTGGCCAGAATGCTTCAAGCAAATGAGCCAATGGATTGCAGAG GGGAAACTTAAGTATGAAGAAACTGTCACAGTGGGATTTGAcaatatgtttgatgctttcCTTGGGCTGTTCACTGGAGCGAACATAGGAAAGGCAGTCGTCAAAGCCTGA